The following proteins are encoded in a genomic region of Lutra lutra chromosome 16, mLutLut1.2, whole genome shotgun sequence:
- the LOC125088118 gene encoding somatotropin isoform X1, with protein sequence MFSAPGGRGRAGRKRASGRLGPSLALCVPLCAGPRNSVLLVFTLLCLPWPQEVGAFPAMPLSSLFANAVLRAQHLHQLAADTYKDFERAYIPEGQRYSIQNAQAAFCFSETIPAPTGKDEAQQRSDVELLRFSLLLIQSWLGPVQFLSRVFTNSLVFGTSDRVYEKLKDLEEGIQALMRELEDGSPRAGQILKQTYDKFDTNLRSDDALLKNYGLLSCFKKDLHKAETYLRVMKCRRFVESSCAF encoded by the exons ATGTTCTCagcccctggggggaggggaagggctggcAGGAAACGGGCATCTGGTCGTCTGGGCCCCAGCCTTGCCCTCTGTGTCCCTCTGTGTGCAGGTCCTCGGAACTCCGTGCTCCTGGTCTTcaccctgctctgcctgccctggCCTCAGGAGGTGGGCGCCTTCCCGGCCATGCCCTTGTCCAGCCTGTTTGCTAACGCCGTGCTCCGGGCCCAGCACCTGCACCAGCTGGCTGCTGACACCTACAAAGACTTT GAGCGGGCGTACATCCCCGAGGGCCAGAGGTACTCCATCCAGAACGCGCAGGCCGCCTTCTGCTTCTCAGAGACCATCCCGGCGCCCACCGGCAAGGACGAGGCCCAGCAGAGATCC GACGTGGAGCTGCTCCGCTTCTCGCTGCTGCTCATCCAGTCGTGGCTGGGGCCCGTGCAGTTCCTCAGCAGGGTCTTCACCAACAGCCTGGTGTTCGGCACCTCGGACCGAGTCTACGAGAAGCTGAAGGACCTGGAGGAAGGCATCCAAGCGCTGATGCGG GAGCTGGAAGACGGCAGCCCCCGGGCCGGGCAGATCCTGAAGCAAACCTACGACAAGTTTGACACAAACCTGCGCAGCGACGACGCGCTGCTCAAGAACTATGGGCTGCTCTCCTGCTTCAAGAAGGACCTGCACAAGGCCGAGACCTATCTGCGGGTCATGAAGTGTCGCCGCTTCGTGGAAAGCAGCTGTGCCTTCTAG
- the LOC125088118 gene encoding somatotropin isoform X2 produces MAAGPRNSVLLVFTLLCLPWPQEVGAFPAMPLSSLFANAVLRAQHLHQLAADTYKDFERAYIPEGQRYSIQNAQAAFCFSETIPAPTGKDEAQQRSDVELLRFSLLLIQSWLGPVQFLSRVFTNSLVFGTSDRVYEKLKDLEEGIQALMRELEDGSPRAGQILKQTYDKFDTNLRSDDALLKNYGLLSCFKKDLHKAETYLRVMKCRRFVESSCAF; encoded by the exons ATGGCTGCTG GTCCTCGGAACTCCGTGCTCCTGGTCTTcaccctgctctgcctgccctggCCTCAGGAGGTGGGCGCCTTCCCGGCCATGCCCTTGTCCAGCCTGTTTGCTAACGCCGTGCTCCGGGCCCAGCACCTGCACCAGCTGGCTGCTGACACCTACAAAGACTTT GAGCGGGCGTACATCCCCGAGGGCCAGAGGTACTCCATCCAGAACGCGCAGGCCGCCTTCTGCTTCTCAGAGACCATCCCGGCGCCCACCGGCAAGGACGAGGCCCAGCAGAGATCC GACGTGGAGCTGCTCCGCTTCTCGCTGCTGCTCATCCAGTCGTGGCTGGGGCCCGTGCAGTTCCTCAGCAGGGTCTTCACCAACAGCCTGGTGTTCGGCACCTCGGACCGAGTCTACGAGAAGCTGAAGGACCTGGAGGAAGGCATCCAAGCGCTGATGCGG GAGCTGGAAGACGGCAGCCCCCGGGCCGGGCAGATCCTGAAGCAAACCTACGACAAGTTTGACACAAACCTGCGCAGCGACGACGCGCTGCTCAAGAACTATGGGCTGCTCTCCTGCTTCAAGAAGGACCTGCACAAGGCCGAGACCTATCTGCGGGTCATGAAGTGTCGCCGCTTCGTGGAAAGCAGCTGTGCCTTCTAG
- the CD79B gene encoding B-cell antigen receptor complex-associated protein beta chain isoform X2: protein MAGLVLSPVPSNCLVLLLLLSGVLAAKTEDKYRDPKGSTCSGIWQNPRFIARKRGSTVAIRCYTEELGAVSWLRKREMDLEPKLLLDEGDILQTQNGSIATLTIKGIHSQHSGIYFCQQKCPKAFPSKGCSTELRVMGLSTLAQLKRRNTLKDGIIMIQTLLIILFIIVPVFLLLDKDDGKAGMDEDHTYEGLNIDQTATYEDIVTLRTGEVKWSVGEHPGQE, encoded by the exons ATGGCCGGGCTGGTGCTGTCTCCCGTGCCCAGCAACTGTCtggtgttgctgctgctgctttcag GTGTGCTAGCAGCCAAAACAGAAGACAAGTACCGGGATCCCAAAG GAAGCACTTGCTCCGGCATCTGGCAGAACCCACGCTTCATAGCCCGGAAAAGGGGCTCCACGGTGGCAATCAGGTGCTACACTGAGGAGCTGGGGGCCGTGAGCTGGCTCCGGAAGCGGGAGATGGACTTGGAGCCCAAGCTGCTGCTGGACGAGGGTGACATACTGCAGACCCAGAACGGCTCCATCGCCACGCTCACCATCAAAGGCATCCATTCCCAGCACAGCGGCATCTACTTCTGCCAGCAGAAGTGCCCAAAGGCGTTCCCGAGCAAGGGCTGCAGCACTGAACTGCGAGTCATGG GGTTAAGCACCTTGGCACAGCTGAAGCGGAGGAACACACTAAAAGATGGCATCATCATGATCCAGACCCTGCTCATCATCCTTTTCATCATCGTGCCTGTCTTCCTGCTGTTGGACAAG GATGATGGCAAGGCTGGGATGGATGAAGACCACACCTACGAG GGCCTGAACATCGACCAGACGGCCACCTATGAGGACATAGTGACTCTGCGGACAGGAGAGGTGAAATGGTCAGTCGGGGAGCACCCAGGTCAAGAGTGA
- the LOC125088118 gene encoding somatotropin isoform X3, producing MPLSSLFANAVLRAQHLHQLAADTYKDFERAYIPEGQRYSIQNAQAAFCFSETIPAPTGKDEAQQRSDVELLRFSLLLIQSWLGPVQFLSRVFTNSLVFGTSDRVYEKLKDLEEGIQALMRELEDGSPRAGQILKQTYDKFDTNLRSDDALLKNYGLLSCFKKDLHKAETYLRVMKCRRFVESSCAF from the exons ATGCCCTTGTCCAGCCTGTTTGCTAACGCCGTGCTCCGGGCCCAGCACCTGCACCAGCTGGCTGCTGACACCTACAAAGACTTT GAGCGGGCGTACATCCCCGAGGGCCAGAGGTACTCCATCCAGAACGCGCAGGCCGCCTTCTGCTTCTCAGAGACCATCCCGGCGCCCACCGGCAAGGACGAGGCCCAGCAGAGATCC GACGTGGAGCTGCTCCGCTTCTCGCTGCTGCTCATCCAGTCGTGGCTGGGGCCCGTGCAGTTCCTCAGCAGGGTCTTCACCAACAGCCTGGTGTTCGGCACCTCGGACCGAGTCTACGAGAAGCTGAAGGACCTGGAGGAAGGCATCCAAGCGCTGATGCGG GAGCTGGAAGACGGCAGCCCCCGGGCCGGGCAGATCCTGAAGCAAACCTACGACAAGTTTGACACAAACCTGCGCAGCGACGACGCGCTGCTCAAGAACTATGGGCTGCTCTCCTGCTTCAAGAAGGACCTGCACAAGGCCGAGACCTATCTGCGGGTCATGAAGTGTCGCCGCTTCGTGGAAAGCAGCTGTGCCTTCTAG
- the CD79B gene encoding B-cell antigen receptor complex-associated protein beta chain isoform X1 translates to MAGLVLSPVPSNCLVLLLLLSAGVLAAKTEDKYRDPKGSTCSGIWQNPRFIARKRGSTVAIRCYTEELGAVSWLRKREMDLEPKLLLDEGDILQTQNGSIATLTIKGIHSQHSGIYFCQQKCPKAFPSKGCSTELRVMGLSTLAQLKRRNTLKDGIIMIQTLLIILFIIVPVFLLLDKDDGKAGMDEDHTYEGLNIDQTATYEDIVTLRTGEVKWSVGEHPGQE, encoded by the exons ATGGCCGGGCTGGTGCTGTCTCCCGTGCCCAGCAACTGTCtggtgttgctgctgctgctttcag CAGGTGTGCTAGCAGCCAAAACAGAAGACAAGTACCGGGATCCCAAAG GAAGCACTTGCTCCGGCATCTGGCAGAACCCACGCTTCATAGCCCGGAAAAGGGGCTCCACGGTGGCAATCAGGTGCTACACTGAGGAGCTGGGGGCCGTGAGCTGGCTCCGGAAGCGGGAGATGGACTTGGAGCCCAAGCTGCTGCTGGACGAGGGTGACATACTGCAGACCCAGAACGGCTCCATCGCCACGCTCACCATCAAAGGCATCCATTCCCAGCACAGCGGCATCTACTTCTGCCAGCAGAAGTGCCCAAAGGCGTTCCCGAGCAAGGGCTGCAGCACTGAACTGCGAGTCATGG GGTTAAGCACCTTGGCACAGCTGAAGCGGAGGAACACACTAAAAGATGGCATCATCATGATCCAGACCCTGCTCATCATCCTTTTCATCATCGTGCCTGTCTTCCTGCTGTTGGACAAG GATGATGGCAAGGCTGGGATGGATGAAGACCACACCTACGAG GGCCTGAACATCGACCAGACGGCCACCTATGAGGACATAGTGACTCTGCGGACAGGAGAGGTGAAATGGTCAGTCGGGGAGCACCCAGGTCAAGAGTGA